A single Nisaea sp. DNA region contains:
- a CDS encoding MFS transporter, with protein MTAEAKSPAFSPSRALLLTGWLFASVFFLYAFVLRVSPSVMVDDLMREFAVGGAILGNLSAVYFYVYASIQVPIGVAIDRLGARRLATGAAAICTIGVLVFAGADTLWMAYFGRFLIGLGCACSFVAALSVAAIWFPGRFALLGGLAQMLGVLGGVLGQGPFGYAVEQIGWRETNWWVAMGGVVLTICLFLTVRDKPSGGTEPARPLLEGVKRALSNRQTWLAAAFGVGMTGSMLAFGGLWGVPFFMEARGLAKPEAAALASVMFFGWGVGAPLSGWLSDKLGKRRPFMVLGGLLATVGITLTILFPSMPLPLLQAVLVMQGFGSSTMVLSFAVAREHNPPWANSATLGIINSFVVGSGAVLQPAIGYLLDLGWDGRLVDGARVYSLDTFGFALQVLPWCCLAGVVAACFIREIRDR; from the coding sequence GTGACCGCCGAAGCCAAGTCTCCTGCTTTTTCTCCTTCCCGCGCGCTGCTGCTTACCGGCTGGCTGTTTGCCTCGGTATTCTTCCTCTATGCCTTCGTGCTCCGGGTATCGCCGTCCGTGATGGTCGACGACCTGATGCGGGAGTTCGCGGTCGGCGGCGCGATTCTCGGCAACCTCTCCGCCGTCTATTTCTATGTTTATGCCAGCATCCAGGTTCCGATCGGTGTGGCTATCGATCGGCTCGGTGCACGCCGCCTTGCGACCGGAGCCGCGGCGATCTGTACCATTGGTGTTCTGGTGTTTGCCGGGGCCGATACGCTCTGGATGGCATATTTCGGACGGTTTCTGATCGGCCTTGGCTGCGCGTGCAGCTTTGTCGCCGCGCTGTCGGTGGCGGCCATCTGGTTTCCGGGACGTTTTGCCCTATTGGGCGGCCTTGCGCAGATGCTCGGCGTGCTTGGCGGCGTATTGGGGCAGGGGCCGTTCGGCTATGCGGTGGAGCAGATCGGCTGGCGCGAGACGAATTGGTGGGTCGCGATGGGCGGTGTCGTTCTGACGATTTGCCTGTTCCTCACGGTCCGGGACAAACCCTCTGGCGGGACGGAACCGGCCCGACCGCTTCTGGAGGGTGTAAAGCGCGCTCTGAGCAACAGACAGACTTGGCTGGCGGCAGCATTCGGCGTGGGCATGACCGGCTCCATGCTGGCATTCGGCGGCCTATGGGGCGTGCCGTTCTTCATGGAAGCGCGCGGTCTGGCGAAACCCGAGGCCGCGGCGTTGGCGTCTGTCATGTTTTTCGGCTGGGGTGTCGGGGCTCCGCTCAGCGGCTGGCTCTCCGACAAACTCGGCAAGCGGCGCCCGTTCATGGTGCTGGGCGGCCTGCTGGCAACGGTAGGCATCACGCTGACAATCCTGTTTCCGTCGATGCCGCTGCCGTTGCTGCAGGCAGTTCTGGTGATGCAGGGCTTCGGCTCTTCCACCATGGTGTTGAGCTTCGCCGTGGCACGGGAGCACAATCCGCCATGGGCCAACAGCGCGACGCTCGGCATCATCAACAGTTTCGTGGTTGGCAGCGGTGCGGTGCTACAGCCAGCCATCGGCTATCTGCTCGATCTCGGCTGGGACGGCCGCTTGGTCGACGGGGCCCGGGTCTATTCCCTCGATACGTTCGGCTTCGCTCTACAGGTGCTGCCGTGGTGCTGCCTTGCGGGAGTGGTGGCGGCCTGCTTCATCCGGGAAATCAGGGACCGATGA
- a CDS encoding aminotransferase class IV produces the protein MSSVRQHDTLPPGNIGYEDFMHNNGSDERKTTHDAEDDPRNQNIKIYINGDLVPRAHAVVSVYDSGFMLGDGMWEGMRLHNGKWVFFEEHMDRFFESCKAVSLDIGMDRAGIRAAMDKTAAANEMQTDVHCRLMITRGIKARPFQHPSLSRSGPTVVIILEHSKPASALHQRGIRLATVPQVRGLPHSQDPKLNSHSKLNCVIACLQAEQAGADEGLMLDPHGFVNTTNACNFFIVRRGEVWTSTGDYCMNGVTRQKVIDLCRQNDIPVFAKNFSLVECHGADEAFLTGSFGGLTPVAEIDGKPVGSGGFPGPMTRNLQTFYIALIEKNGT, from the coding sequence TTGTCATCAGTCCGTCAGCACGACACACTTCCTCCCGGCAACATCGGATACGAGGATTTCATGCATAACAACGGCTCGGATGAACGCAAGACCACGCACGATGCGGAAGACGACCCGCGCAACCAGAACATCAAAATCTACATAAACGGAGATCTGGTTCCACGCGCCCATGCTGTTGTTTCCGTTTACGATTCCGGCTTCATGCTGGGTGACGGCATGTGGGAGGGAATGCGGCTGCACAATGGCAAATGGGTGTTCTTCGAAGAGCACATGGACCGGTTTTTCGAAAGCTGCAAGGCGGTCTCCCTCGATATCGGCATGGACCGGGCCGGTATCCGCGCCGCCATGGATAAAACCGCGGCGGCCAATGAAATGCAGACCGACGTGCATTGCCGCCTGATGATCACGCGCGGGATCAAGGCGCGGCCATTCCAGCATCCCTCGCTTTCCCGTAGCGGGCCGACCGTGGTCATCATTCTGGAACATTCGAAACCCGCCAGTGCCTTGCACCAGCGCGGCATCCGGCTGGCCACGGTGCCACAAGTCCGGGGGCTGCCGCACTCCCAGGACCCGAAACTAAATTCACATTCGAAGCTAAATTGCGTCATCGCCTGCCTGCAGGCCGAACAGGCCGGGGCCGATGAAGGGCTGATGCTTGACCCGCACGGCTTCGTCAACACGACGAATGCCTGCAATTTTTTCATCGTCAGGCGCGGGGAAGTCTGGACCTCCACAGGCGACTACTGCATGAACGGCGTCACTCGGCAGAAGGTCATCGACCTGTGCCGGCAAAACGATATCCCCGTCTTTGCGAAGAACTTCTCGCTGGTGGAGTGCCACGGCGCCGACGAGGCCTTTCTGACCGGCTCCTTTGGTGGCCTTACACCCGTCGCAGAGATTGATGGCAAACCGGTCGGCTCCGGCGGGTTTCCCGGACCAATGACCCGCAACCTGCAAACCTTTTACATAGCGCTCATCGAAAAAAACGGCACTTAA
- a CDS encoding PAS-domain containing protein, translating into MKDPASAMKPNITDQDIFSSVIENVSQGLSYFDQDLSLVVCNRRYLDLLDFPHWMGTPGTSLAVFFRHNAERGEYGPGQIEDLVNERIAMARQAEAHSFERKRPDGTVLRITGTPIAGGGFVTTYDDITELRKSQQALEQSNERLDELVWERTARLQKREEELSAKTQALETILESVNYGITLFDRDLHLVAANRQAFDMMRIPQELNRPGTPFGALARVLAERGEYGPGDIEEQVQERVDLAQTFGHHRYTREQSNGRFYEIWSRPVENGFVATYVDVTEQKQLEALLRANNDELVEKTSALETILETLNYGISLFDRDLNLVAANPQAFNLMAVPHHFNQPGRHFTEFLRYQAEMGEFGEGDIDEIVERHATAAAGPEAYTALRQRRDGTLIEVNRRPIDNGFVATYRDVTDEKRLEALLRSTNEELEQRVEERTSELNNQLRETERAEAEMRKAKSRAEHADKAKSDFLARMSHEIRTPLNGVIGLNRILADTELTERQADIVAKVRSSSNALLNVVNDVLDFAKIEAGQLDIEEIPFRLSDVLDSVVSIAETRAEEKGLAFEVISNGTENMQFLGDPFHIGQILTNYCSNAVKFTDTGYVRLTVTSEPEKNGISQTRFSVSDSGIGMDKGVAERIFIPFHQADASTTRRYGGTGLGLAICRELAHSMNGEVWVESEPDHGSTFHVDLPLPLITDDSAIPISGERDWRAACDGLQVLLVEDNAINREIATVLLEGAGIAVTSAEHGKEAVDIMLSDAPPRIDAVLMDLQMPIMDGHEATRLILADPRHHTLKVIALTAHAVSEEIEKCRKAGMCGHVTKPFEPNTLFRHLAESCVSTGT; encoded by the coding sequence ATGAAAGACCCGGCCAGCGCCATGAAACCAAACATTACGGACCAGGACATATTTTCGTCCGTGATCGAAAATGTCAGCCAGGGTCTTAGTTATTTTGATCAAGACCTCAGTTTGGTTGTCTGCAACCGGCGCTATCTTGACTTGCTTGACTTCCCGCACTGGATGGGAACTCCAGGCACATCGCTAGCCGTATTCTTCCGACACAATGCAGAACGCGGCGAGTACGGTCCCGGTCAGATCGAAGATCTCGTCAATGAGCGAATTGCAATGGCGCGCCAGGCAGAAGCACACAGCTTCGAACGCAAGCGGCCGGACGGAACGGTCCTGCGCATCACTGGAACACCCATTGCCGGCGGAGGCTTTGTAACTACCTACGATGACATTACAGAGTTGCGGAAATCCCAGCAGGCGCTTGAGCAGTCGAACGAGCGTCTGGACGAGCTTGTGTGGGAGCGCACTGCCCGGCTTCAGAAGCGCGAAGAGGAACTCTCAGCAAAGACCCAGGCGCTGGAAACCATTCTTGAATCGGTTAACTATGGCATCACCTTGTTCGATCGTGACCTGCATCTGGTCGCAGCGAACCGCCAGGCCTTCGACATGATGCGGATCCCCCAGGAATTGAACCGTCCGGGAACTCCGTTCGGAGCTCTCGCCAGGGTTCTGGCCGAGCGCGGTGAATACGGCCCGGGCGATATAGAGGAACAGGTGCAGGAGCGGGTCGATCTCGCCCAAACGTTTGGCCACCACCGTTACACCCGAGAACAGTCGAACGGAAGGTTCTACGAGATCTGGAGCCGCCCGGTAGAAAACGGGTTCGTGGCCACATATGTCGATGTGACCGAGCAAAAACAACTGGAAGCCCTCTTGCGGGCAAACAACGATGAACTTGTCGAAAAAACCTCAGCTCTCGAAACCATCCTCGAAACTCTGAATTACGGCATCTCCCTGTTCGACAGGGATCTGAACCTGGTTGCCGCAAATCCGCAGGCGTTCAATCTGATGGCCGTACCACATCATTTTAATCAGCCCGGCCGCCATTTTACCGAGTTCCTGCGATACCAGGCAGAAATGGGCGAATTCGGCGAAGGCGATATTGACGAGATTGTCGAACGGCACGCCACCGCTGCCGCCGGTCCAGAGGCGTATACCGCCCTCAGGCAACGCAGGGACGGGACATTAATCGAAGTAAATCGTCGCCCTATCGACAATGGTTTCGTGGCGACCTATCGGGATGTCACCGATGAAAAGCGGCTTGAGGCTTTGCTGCGGTCGACCAACGAGGAGCTGGAGCAGCGGGTCGAGGAACGCACGTCCGAGCTGAACAACCAGCTGCGCGAGACCGAACGCGCAGAAGCTGAAATGCGAAAAGCAAAGAGTCGCGCCGAGCATGCAGACAAGGCGAAATCAGATTTTCTTGCCCGCATGAGTCATGAAATCCGGACTCCGCTTAATGGCGTCATCGGCCTCAACCGCATTCTAGCGGACACAGAGCTTACAGAGAGACAGGCAGACATTGTCGCCAAGGTCCGTTCCTCGTCGAATGCTCTGCTCAACGTCGTGAATGACGTCCTTGATTTCGCGAAAATCGAAGCGGGTCAGCTCGACATAGAGGAAATCCCCTTCAGACTGAGCGATGTTCTGGATAGCGTTGTTTCAATTGCCGAGACGCGCGCCGAGGAGAAAGGGCTTGCCTTTGAAGTGATCTCGAATGGAACCGAAAACATGCAGTTCCTGGGAGATCCGTTTCATATCGGTCAGATCCTGACTAATTATTGCAGCAACGCCGTGAAGTTCACCGATACCGGCTATGTACGGCTGACCGTGACATCCGAGCCTGAAAAGAACGGGATCAGTCAAACCCGGTTTTCCGTATCCGATAGCGGAATCGGTATGGATAAGGGTGTTGCAGAGCGCATTTTTATTCCCTTCCATCAGGCAGATGCATCGACAACGCGCCGGTATGGCGGGACAGGTCTCGGGCTTGCCATCTGTCGGGAGCTTGCACATTCGATGAACGGAGAGGTCTGGGTCGAGAGCGAGCCAGACCATGGCAGCACGTTCCATGTAGACCTGCCATTGCCGCTGATAACCGATGACAGTGCCATCCCGATCAGTGGAGAACGAGACTGGCGTGCGGCGTGCGACGGCCTTCAGGTCCTGTTGGTGGAGGACAATGCGATCAATCGAGAAATAGCGACAGTTCTGCTCGAAGGTGCCGGAATCGCTGTGACATCAGCCGAGCACGGCAAAGAGGCTGTAGACATCATGCTGTCCGATGCACCACCCCGGATCGATGCCGTTCTGATGGACCTGCAAATGCCGATTATGGATGGTCACGAGGCCACCAGACTCATTCTGGCCGATCCCAGGCACCACACTCTCAAAGTCATCGCGCTGACCGCGCACGCAGTGTCGGAAGAGATCGAGAAATGCCGCAAAGCAGGCATGTGCGGCCATGTCACAAAGCCCTTCGAGCCTAATACGCTGTTCCGGCATCTGGCCGAATCCTGCGTATCTACAGGTACTTAG
- the radC gene encoding RadC family protein, with amino-acid sequence MPRDLVSPDFNSGHRRRLRERFLKSGPDTIADYELLELVLFQSRPRGDVKPLAKSLLERFGSFAETISAPAEDLMKVRGVGESTAIALTSVRAAAVRLMREEVQERAVVSSWDQLIAYCRAAMGFSKREQFRVLFLDKKNRIIADEVQQEGTVDHTPVYPREVVARALDLGATALILVHNHPSGDTTPSKADIDMTGQIQRAASALGIVLHDHIIVGRAAHTSFKAQGLI; translated from the coding sequence GTGCCACGGGACCTAGTGAGTCCGGACTTCAATTCCGGACACCGGCGCCGGCTCCGGGAACGTTTTCTGAAATCCGGCCCGGACACTATCGCGGATTATGAGTTGCTAGAGCTGGTGCTGTTTCAGTCCCGGCCGCGCGGGGATGTAAAGCCTCTCGCCAAGTCCCTGCTAGAACGGTTCGGCAGCTTTGCCGAAACCATCTCCGCGCCAGCGGAAGACCTGATGAAGGTCCGCGGCGTCGGGGAGAGCACGGCGATAGCCCTGACAAGTGTCCGTGCCGCCGCTGTGAGGCTGATGCGGGAGGAGGTCCAGGAACGCGCCGTCGTCTCCTCCTGGGATCAGTTGATTGCCTATTGCCGGGCGGCGATGGGATTCTCGAAACGCGAACAGTTTCGTGTGCTCTTCCTCGACAAGAAAAACCGGATTATCGCCGACGAGGTGCAGCAGGAAGGCACAGTCGATCACACGCCAGTCTATCCCCGCGAGGTGGTGGCACGTGCGCTCGATCTCGGCGCGACTGCGCTGATCCTTGTGCATAACCATCCAAGTGGCGACACCACGCCGTCTAAGGCGGATATCGACATGACCGGCCAGATCCAGCGGGCAGCGTCAGCGCTCGGCATTGTGTTGCACGACCACATCATCGTCGGCCGGGCCGCGCATACCAGTTTCAAGGCGCAAGGCCTGATATGA